The Terriglobia bacterium genome includes the window TTCCTCGCCTCCGTCGGCGCGGAACGCAAACCCACAACGGTCGCGCTGCTTCAACAACTCATGGGAAACGGTAAATGACGAGAAGCGCATTCTTGTGCCTCTTGTGCTTCTTGTGTTCCTTCCCCCTGCTGCTGCAGGCTCAGGACCGCGCGTTCCTGAACCAGTACTGCACCACGTGCCATAACGAGAAGACGAAAACCGCCGGCCTGATGCTCGACAAGCTCGACGTCGATCATCCCGGAGAGAGCGCCGCGACCTGGGAAAAAGTCGTCCGCAAACTCCGGGCCGGAATGATGCCGCCCAGCGGCGTCCGCCGTCCGGAACGCGGGTCGATCGACGCCTTTACTTCCAGCGTCGAAGCGAAACTCGATCGGGCTGCGGCGGCCAGACCGAATCCGGGTACCACGGCGCTGCATCGCCTGAACCGCACGGAGTACGGCAACGCCGTTCGCGATTTGCTCGATCTTCCCATCGACGCGGCCACGCTGCTTCCCGCCGACGATTCCAGCGAAGGGTTCGACAATGTTGCCGACGTCCTCGGAATGTCCCCCCAGCTCGTTCAGTCTTACATCTCGGCCTCGTCGAAGATCAGCCGGCTCGCGGTGGGCGATACCGAGATCAGCGCGGACAAGGCGACCTATCGTGTACCGCGCGGCCTCGTCCAGACCGACCATATTGAAGGTCTTCCACTTGGCACCCGAGGCGGACTCCGGATCCATCATGTCTTTCCGCTCGACGGCGAATACGACTTCCGGATCGCCCGCACCGGCGTCGGCGTCGCCCAGACCAGCGTCGGCGGCGATGAAGAACTCGAGATCACCGTCAACGGCGCCCGCGCCTATGTCGTTACGCGGAGCAGCCCGCGCGACATCCGGCTCGCGTTGAAAGCAGGGCCGCAGGATATCGGTGTAGCGGTCATCCGGAAAAAGAACGTTCAGGGCGTGGACGATTTATACGACGTCTTCTCGGCGACCGTCGGTGTTTCCAACGTTTCGATCACCGGACCGTTCAATCCCGCGGGCTCCGGCGACACGCCCAGCCGCCGCCGCATTTTCGTCTGCCATCCGGCAACGCCGGCCCAGGAAGTTCCCTGCGCCAACCAGATCATGAAAACGCTGGCGCGCCGCGCGTTCCGGCAGCCGTTCGACGATTCGGATGTGACGATGGAAACGCTTATGGGCTTTTACCAGGACGGCAGAAAACTCGGCGGCTTCGAAAAAGGCATCGAGTACGC containing:
- a CDS encoding DUF1592 domain-containing protein, with protein sequence MCSFPLLLQAQDRAFLNQYCTTCHNEKTKTAGLMLDKLDVDHPGESAATWEKVVRKLRAGMMPPSGVRRPERGSIDAFTSSVEAKLDRAAAARPNPGTTALHRLNRTEYGNAVRDLLDLPIDAATLLPADDSSEGFDNVADVLGMSPQLVQSYISASSKISRLAVGDTEISADKATYRVPRGLVQTDHIEGLPLGTRGGLRIHHVFPLDGEYDFRIARTGVGVAQTSVGGDEELEITVNGARAYVVTRSSPRDIRLALKAGPQDIGVAVIRKKNVQGVDDLYDVFSATVGVSNVSITGPFNPAGSGDTPSRRRIFVCHPATPAQEVPCANQIMKTLARRAFRQPFDDSDVTMETLMGFYQDGRKLGGFEKGIEYAVARILVDPRFLYRFEREPANVAPGATYRVGNFELASRLSFFLWSSVPDDELLDVAARGKLSDAAELERQVRRMLADPKAESLVTNFASQWLHLEQLKTAKPDIGDFDENLRQSFRRETEMLFETILREDRSILDVLNADYTFVDERLARHYGIPNIKGSQFRRVTLKADNARRGFLGQGSFLLVTSAANRTSPVTRGKWILENVLDVQAPAVPASVPPLKENSDRTDGKVLSMRERMEEHRSNPSCASCHKIMDPLGFALENFDLTGKWRDADGKTPVDASGVLVDGTKLDGPASLRAALLSRSDTFISSATQKLMTYALGRAVQYYDMPAVRSVMRDAAPKDYRFSSLVMGIVKSAPFQMRVKGKAASSQAN